In Symphalangus syndactylus isolate Jambi chromosome 9, NHGRI_mSymSyn1-v2.1_pri, whole genome shotgun sequence, the genomic stretch CCACTTAATCTCActgagcctcacttttctcataaaaattaggtttaaaatatttatgtagttGTGAATATTAGAAAAAACATGCATTTTAAAGCACCTACCACTGTGACTTCTATCTAGTAAGAAGTTAAAATATGATAGGTATTTCCCTATTTTCTTCATACAGCTGTAGATGAGgataatatttatctttctataaAATTCTTAGGACCTGTGCCCTAAATTTCTGTAAGTCACTGCCAAAGGAAGCGGCCTAAAAAAACTAGATTCTGTCAGCAACTGTAGAATGGTTGAAAAATGCTCACTCCTCATTTCAAAGAAATGTCCTATTTATATTCAGTCAGGGAATGCTGGCTTGTATAAATACCTGACAGGAGAATAAGCATATAGATTGACGTGCAGAAGACATGTGATGTTTATTTACTGATTTAGGCACCTGACACATTCCCTCCCTGGCTCTCAGCATTGCAGGAGGCATTTCCATATCACCAGGGCTTCCTTGCTCTCCGAGGTGGATTTCCCATGGGACCCTGGTCATTCATTCCCTTGACTTTCCTGCCCATTCACACAGAGCAGCTTTCTGTTCTATTGTGGTTCTGGCTTCATATTGCTTCCTTAAAGAGCAGAATGCCACAAGGAGAAAGcagaagtgaaataaaatttctaggTTTTACAGAAACACATGCAAAAGGAGTTTTCTAGAATTTCCATTAAATATGACACAATAGTAGCTTagcaaaaaggaaagagaaagcagaattCAGTTTATATGTAGGCTCCTGCAAAACTCTCAGGGGAAGACAGTCCCCTGAGGCCAAGTGTGATAAGGGCAGCAACCAAAACTGGAGGGCAGGTTGCTGATCCATGAAGAAATTCTACCAGCTCTGGGGATTTATCCACATGCTGCAAAAAGGCTACTTCTTGGCCAGAAGAGATACTCATGCTGTCATAAGCATATTTCCTTACCCTTGGTCTATTACAAAGAGAATGAGTTTCTGGCTGCAGTCAGGGCATGGACTCTTTGGGATTTCCGGTTATAGGGACAGAGAAACATGTATTCCCTGCCCACAGCCTACTGTGTAGACCAGTTTACGCTCCCTAGGATCACCCCTCCCACATATATTGGGACTCTTGGGGATACACAGAACTGCCAGTTTGGATTGGAACTTAATACTATTCACAAAAATATCATGTTTCTTAGTGCATTAAACTCTTGACAGTGCAATCTTAGTTTCACAGATTCATTCCTAATGTCAGTTCAAACTTTAACAAATCAACATTTTCTTACTGTAACTTTAGATAGTAATCTTGACAGCTCCTCAACTCAGCAGTAAAAACTGTACCTAGTTAGCAAAAGGGAAAAATCctacagaagataagaaatataaaacaatattattattattattctctgaGACCTGGTGAAGTCTGTTTATTCAAATGTGTCAATTTTGGTAGAATTTGAGAGGCATTCCTGTAATTGGTACCATGTTTTCATGGACGTATTTCCCAGGGAGTGTGTGTGAATTGCTGAGGTAGCAGGGAGGGAGAGCCTGCAACTGCAGAGGGGTCTCTTGAATCTTTTCCTCAAGCTACACAGTCAACATCATATATCTATACATGAATATCTAGAAattgatatatacatacacacatatggctatcattttcttattttatggatatatggttattttcttattttatacatatatatcagaATATTGAACACTCTCCTCAAACTCAGTAACTACTACCTTTGAGAACGTGACAGTCTAAAAAATAGAATTCTTGGAAGCATTctggagaaaactgaaaaatagtcACCCTTCACATCGAAGGTAAGtttgatttgtttatttagtcAGGAAATGGTAGCTTatgaaatatatgtaatatatttcgTAATATATTCCATTTGTTTCCCTAAActaaagtaaaatatacataatatatactggCTGATTCTGATACCTAGCAGAattccctccttcttcccctgTTTTCTTGAATCCCATTCTTTACttttgttggggctcagaaaaaaacaatactCAAAAGTGATGGtctcagaagcagcctcagaagcaaattttctctctgatctttttttcctctcctgtttCTTACTCCTCGTTCTCTAGAGGTTagccataaaaactagaaacccCCTTTCCCAAGGCTCCTTTTTACCAAAGTAAGCCATAAAACCCAAAAGTACTACTTTTACTTTTCTGTGTAAGAACTGGCTCTAAAGAAATTCTCTGAACTATCTTGTTCAATTGTAGGTTATAAGACCTCCATTGCAAAAGGAGCTCTGTCCCATGCcagggaggaaggaatgctgcatGGAGAGGTCAAGAAGAATCTGACCACaaaggccttgctgggtttccccactcagtctattaGCATTAGATGATGCCCTTTTTGTCTAATCACATTTTTTACAAAGCTGTGTGTCCATTCTTCATTGAACTTAAGCATTacaatgaatttttttatgtaactctgggtcttcattctgaaggctcccgcGTCACGTAAAACTATAATTAAATAAACatgctttgcttttctcttgttaacctgtcttttgttaaaGGGGTGTCAGCTATGACCCTTTTGATGGGAAGGAAAGAGATCACACCATTTCTGCCCCTATAGTCCTGGTGATGAGGATGGGATGGCTGAAGCAACTGACCCACCTACCGATGAGGTCCTGGGACAGCTGgcaaaaaattggcaaagaaagtTAAGAATTTGTATCAAGGTCTGTTCTCCTGGATCTCTGCCTATAGTGCCTGCTCAAGAATGAAAGgcaaaaatttctctttttttttttttccaaattcaggATAGCGGGAGAAAATTATTTGCTTGGATTGTGATTCCTGTGTAATTTTGATTTAAAGTACCCATTTGTCATTAATCTTTTCCCTTCCATAGACAGCTATTGTGTCCCTGTTTGTCTCATATTGTGTCAAGAGAACCTGGCTTGGCTTGCTGCCTATACAACACACTTCAGCATGTGCAGGTGGCCAAAAAAAATGCTGGGGGATCCCATGAAAGCTTACATGTCATCAACTGAATTCTGAGAGGGTTGcatctttgcatttctttgaagATGTCTTATGCATCCTTGGTTAATCATAAAAGACTTAATTGGCTTCTGTTTGGAGTCACTTGGTAGATACctttgttttaaaagagaaaaggaaaaaaaaaacaatttcaaaagctagaaatattgGCTGTTTATTCTTGCTGAAAtctgataagaaatttaaaatgggaTCCTGTTTCCCCTGTGGGAAGTTTCTTCAGTAGACCTAAACCTCTTTTTAATTATATGTTTGATCCCTCTGTTTGCCTCCCTTCTTGTTGGCATAATTTTTGctgaaaagaaatatgaaacttcAATGGCCTTTTTGGAAAGCTTAAGATCTTCCCAAACTGGCTCCCCTAAGacttgttcttccatttatttctgcacttccttccttctgccaCCTTCAATTTTCTATCTAGGTCTCTTTTATCATCGACATGTTACCATTCAAGCCCCTGCCTCCTCAATTTGGTGGTCAGTGGACAGAAAATTACTAGGCAGAAACATCAAAGTTCTGGATACCACAAATCGAGTGTAGGGGACACTTGAAAAAAACCTAGGACCCCTTGAAGTGTGCAAAAAGAGTGCCACAGACCCTCCACTACATGGGGTGTTCTGTCTTCCTTATGGAGCTCCAAGAGTCATGGGTAGTTTCTCTCAGATGTGGAGCTCTGCTCTTCTTTGCCTTGAGTTCCCTGATCTCTTTGGGTTTTGGGGTATCAAGGGTAACTTCACACTGTGAGAGAGCCACCTACCTGCCAAGACCAGAGACAGTGGCCAAGTCTGTTCTATGTATAAATCTGTCTCCTTCCACCAGCTTTTTCTTCAGAGctaaaaagaggaaatttccTGGAAACAACTGACCCAAATACTGGAATGAGCCCATTTCAAAGTTTAAGTTTTGTATATTCTATAAAATATGGGTCaagatttgtcatttttatagagatgtgtatcacagcactatttgtttattcaatttttctttttaaaaattgaatgctttgggcaaggacttcatgtctaaaacaccaaaagcaatggcaacaaaagccaaaattgacaactgggatctaattaaactaaacagcttctgcacagcaaaagaaactaccatcagagtgaacaggcaacctacaaaatgggagaaaatttttgcaacctactcatctgacaaagggctaatatccagaatctacaatgaattcaaacaaatttacaagaaaaaaacaaacaaccccatcaaaaagtgggtgaaggatatgaacagacacttctcaaaagaagacatttatgcagccaaaaaacacatgagaaaatgctcgtcatcactggccatcagagaaatgcaaatcaaaaccacaatgagataccatctcacaccagttagaatggcgatcattaaaaggtcaggaaacaacaggtgctggagaggatgtggagaaataggaacacttttacactgttggtgggactgtaaactagttcaaccattgtggaagtcagtgtggcgattcctcagggatctagaactagaaataccatttgacccagccatcccattactggatatacacccaaaggattataaatcatgctgctataaagacacatgcatacgtatgttttagcggcactattcacaatagcaaagacttggaagcaacctaaatgtccaacaatgatagactggattaagaaaatgtggcacatatacaccatggaatactatgcagccataaaaaatcatgagttcatgtcctttgtagggacatggatgaaactggaaaacatcattctcagcaaaatattgcaaggacataaaaccaaacgccgcatgttctcactcataggtgggaattgaacaatgagaacacatggacacaggaaagggaacatcacacactggggactgttgtggagtgggggaggggggagggatagcattacaagatatacctaatgctaaatgacgagttaatgggtgcagcacaccaacatggcacatgtatacatatgtaacaaatctgcacgttgtgcacatgtaccctaaaacttaaagtataataataataaaatttgaaaaaaattgaatgttTTTTGTGCTTGCGTTGAGAATCAATAAACAGTATATGTATGTTCTATTTGTGCAAACTATTGTCTCTTTCACTGATACATTTGTTTCTCTTTAATActtcactgtcttgattactttaGTAATATAAGTCTTGAAATTAGAGATTATAAATCTccaacatttttcttccttttcgagttattttggttatttttgttcctttgcaTTTCCACATAAGTATTAGAATctgtttgtcaatttctacagaaaaaagtGGTGAAATTTTGACTGacactgcattgaatctgtagatcaatgtGACTACAACTGATATCTTAACATTACTGAGTCTTTTAATCCATTAGCTCAATATATCTCTCCATTTGTTTAGGTCTTATCTATTTTCTGTCagcaatattttatacttttcaatGTACGTGTCTTCCTATAAATttgtttctaagtattttaaatgCTTCATAATGTTGTAAATGATATTCTAAAGATTAAATTTCTGATTGTTCGTTGCgcatataaagaaatattattgatttttgtatattgactcgGATAAACTGACTAGTAAATTctagcattttttaaagaagggtGTTTCTGAGTCTGCACCTTTCCCTAGGCATGTGCAGTCACTCTCTAACTTTCACCTTGAATGTCCTAGTTTTTAATGCCTGGTTgccaaaaaggggaaaaaaataaagggggaGATGGGGAAGGTGCTGGCTGTTTCATACCTTAGAAGTCACTTCAGCTGGAGAGGGTGGGCCTTGCCACAAAGGGGATCAAAAATAGCAACCAGAAAACAGGCCACAGGTCCCTGATATTTGGAGAAAGCATGCTTTTTGCCAACACTGGCTCCCATCAGCTCAGTGAAAGCTGCTCTTGGAACATGGGCACAGCTGACTAGGGGTGGAAAACTATAGAGGATCTGTTGATACTAATGTGATTAAAACTAAAATTGACTGAAATTAATCACAATTTAATATCCAAGACTTCCCCTGGAAGTTCCAAGCCTGAAACATATTCCAGAGTTCCAAAATAGTTATATCAGGTAGATTTTGCCATTGCAACTGTTATCTAGATGGGGAGACTGAGTTCTGGTGTTTTCTAATCCACCTTCTTCACAGAATACTCTACAAGACCTTCAGAGGGCTCCATCATCTGGGAGAACAACAAGAATTCCAAATTGGGGAATATGTGAGAGTTGACGTATATTTGTTGGTAATTAAAACAGTAGACTGACCTCAAGAGGGTCATCAATGCAACTAACAACGACCTAAAGGAGAAACGTCAGATCCTGCATGCTTAGGCACTGTCATGGTATAAATTGGTGGAAAGTTTTGTTCAGCTTTAAACTTACAAGAAAACTTCAAGTAAAGATAGATAAGCTGTGCCTCCGTTCATTGGTTAAAACCTGAGGAACTAGTCAACAAAAGATGTAAATTGtactgtatgtatattttttaaaaatcaaccacATTGGCAACAGAAACCAAGGTTGAATGGAGactatgaaaaaataatgtgATGAATATATGACATAAGCCTTTTGAAAATGACAAATATTCTGTCCAACCATTTAGTGACTACAGAGTGTAAGGCTGAAGACGAAAGAGCTGTACATAGGTACTACGCTTTAGGTGGTAGATTGGTTTCTCACACGGATTCTGGTTAGTTGTTCTGGAAGTGCTTTACATGAATTACTAgggttaaataaataagtaaaatcttGTGGATAATATAAGCCAGATATCTCAGAATTCGGAAAAGAAGTTTCAAATAATCAAAATGGTAAGGCTAGAATAAACCTTATTATGCTGgattagaattttgaaaaattgatatattctcattttttagtatttattatttgCTCAGCTAAACTGGCATTTAACCAATGTCCAATAATATGCATGAGGACTTCTGTGAGAAATAACTGACTCCAGGTATAGGGCATGGAAATACCAGGATACTCTGGAGTATCTTGTGGTAACAGAAGATAGGGAAGGGCCCAGAAACAAAAACTATAGGTGCACATCAAAAACACACAGGAGTCAACCTGAATGAGCTTCCAATAGCCAAAGCTGGGACAAGTAGAGCAACAAAATAGTGATAGTATTTGATTATAACccaaataatagaataaatatccatgagttcatactgatataaGTAAATGAGCAGGTGGATAATCATAAATTGGATAGGAGGGCCAACTCTTtcagaaacatttcaaataataaatatagaaagaatgagaaaaatggaatatcaCAGAAAAATAATTGCAATAGGCAAGATTCACAGGTAAATCATAAAACAAGTGAGCAAAACTTTGAAGGAATTGAGGATGACCGCATATCCTCAATGTATCTCCctccaaaagatttttaaattactgtgatgttttcatatatatCAACAAATTCTTGGATACATTGTTCTCTATGTGGTAGAACTTAATTATCCTCCCTTTAATGTGGTCTCATATTCGTGACATGTTTCTGACACATGCAgtatggaaagggaaaaatagtaaTTCTACAtaggagaaacctggcagacaaCAACTTAACCAAGTGATTAATTTAATATCAGCAGCAATAAGCTATTGATATTGTATGCTTCCTATATTATTCGATGTAATGAGCATGTACTCCATTGTATTCATCCATTAAATCTATAATGCAACCATGAGAAAATTCCACACATCCAAATTGAGGAACATCCTACAAAGTAACTGACCAATATTCTTTAATAGTCTTCAGGTCATGAAAGTCAGGAAAGACTCAGCTCATGTTATAGATGAGAGAATAAAGAGATGTGACAATGAAATGTAATATGGGACCCTGGAAGGAATCTTAAATCAGAAAAAGGACATCAGTCAAAAAGTTAAGGAAATCACAATGAAGCCAGAAGTTTagcaaattttttctttgtttgttttttcttttttcttttcttttcttttttttttttttttctgagatggactctcacactgctgcccaggctggaggtcagtggcgcaatctcggctcactgcaaccttcgcctcccgggttcaagtgatcctcctgcctcagcctccaagtagctgggacaacaggcgtgagccaacatgcccagctaatttttgtatttttagtagagacaaggtttcacagtgttggccaggatggtgtcgatctcttgacctcctgatccacctgcctcggccgccaaaagtgctgggattacaggtgtgagccaccagcgaCTGGCCAAGTTTAGCAAATATTAGTGCACCActtttaatttcttagttttgatcatTGTTTCATGGCTATGTAAGTTGTTAACATTAGGACAAGCTGAGTGAAGGGAAGAGAACTccctgtactatctttgcaaaaCTCTACAGGTCTAGAATTGTTTCGAAATACAAGATAATAATGAATAGGCTTCCAAAATTCTTAACATTactgattaaaattttaaaaatatatatttcattgattaaaatctttcattaaatggtattgttttcaaaagacataaaatttaaTCTCCCTTGTAACTGTTTAGCAGATAGTTCTGTCTCTTACCCTTTAAGTTTCTGACAACGACTCTGTCCTTTGCCAAACTTCAGTCAGTCTCCTCCAAACTCTCCTGTTGACTAGCTCGTGCCTTTGGGTCCATTCTTAGGTCTGCCAAATCCAGTGGTAGCAGGAATCTTACTAAGTCAGTTTTATGAGAATCCCTCCATGCTTGATAGCTGATTTACCCTTGATATATGATCAAATTGTTCATCCCACACACTCAATATATAATTACACTGGCTTGCCTTTAGAAAGAATTATGTTCAGCTTAGGAAGGATACCCCTGCCTTTGATGTCTCCTTTTAGTGATTTTCTATCTGACCCCTCATTCTGCTTGTTGGGTATAAACCCCAGGCTGTCTTTGCTGATTTTTGAGCTGAGCACCAATTGGTCTCTCTCCCCTATTGATACGGTTTGGGTCAgcatccccatccaaatctcacatggacctgtaatccccagtgtaggaggcggggcctggtgggaggtgattggatcatggggtggtttctcatggtttaacaccatgtGTTGTGGGCtttgaaatgaaatataaataatttatattttaataattctacCGAAGTTGTTCAACACATCAATATTTAGCTCAAGGATTGAAGAAAAAATTCTTGACAATCTCTAGGTGAGTATCTAGCAGCTAGTGAAGTTAAAAATTTTCTCACAtgcaacaaaattaaaagttaagtaaaataaaaataaatgataaaaatattttgaatttttaagtctatcagtttcaaataatttgtaaGCATTCATTACTTACATGTAAAATGTTTATCTAGAAACATTAGATATGTTTATAATTTGTTACATTTCTTGTGTAATTTAATACATTACAATTTATAtcagtaaataaattatattgaagTCCATAAGCAAATTTAGttataaagttaaattaaatttgaatagagtttaaatttaacttttagcttaaaattttcatttggttatttttaaacttGCATTGAATAAAATGATTAAACTTCGTACTTTTTGAGTATAGAGATACACATATAGTAAACAAATAGATACATATTATATCTGTGTTATTGAGTTTTCACGGTgggttcaattaggaaaaaatatctaaaaagtCTCTGGGAACAAGATGGGGAAgacaataatgaaaaacaaaacatttgagaAACATGGCTCTAAACTCATGTAAAGAGTTCAAGAaggaaagcaaaaacagaaatggaaagtGGCCCAGAAGCATTAAGAAAGTGGAAATCAGTACGTTCCCTATTTAAGGCATTTGCAGGAAGCAAAGCCTTCAGAGAACCTAGAGCCCAAGGTTCAGAGTCACCCATCTCAGAAAGCTCAGAAGCATCTGCAATATCTACGATGGCCTCGCCCTTTGCTTTACTGATGGCCCTGGTGGTGCTCAGCTGCAAGTCAAGCTGCTTTCTGGGCTGTGATCTGCCTGAGACCCACAGCCTGGATAACAGGAGGACCTTGATGCTCCTGGCACAAATGGGAAGAATCTCTCCTTTCCCCTGCCTGAAGGACAGACATGACTTTGGATTTCCTCAGGAGGAGTTTGATGGCAACCAGTTCCAGAAGGCTCCAGCCATCTCTGTCGTCCACGAACTGATCCAGCAGATCTTCAACCTCTTTACCACAAAAGATTCATCTGCTGCTTGGGATGAGGACCTCCTAGACAAATTCTGCACTGAACTCTACCAGCAGCTGAATGACTTGGAAGCCTGTGTGATGCAGGAGGAGAGGGTGGGAGAAACTCCCCTGATGAATGCGGACTCCAGCTTGGCTGTGAAGAAATACTTCCGAAGAATCACTCTCTATCTGACAGAGAAGAAATACAGCccttgtgcctgggaggttgtCAGAGCAGAAATCATGAGATCCCTCTCTTTATCACCAAACCTGCAAGAAAGATTAAGGAGGAAGGAATAACACCTGGTCCAACATGAAAACAATTCCTATTGACTCATATACCAGCTCACGCTTTCATGAATTCGGCCATTTCAAAGACTCTCACTTCTGCTATAACTATGACCGTGCTGCTAAATTGatt encodes the following:
- the LOC129490329 gene encoding interferon alpha-1/13-like, coding for MASPFALLMALVVLSCKSSCFLGCDLPETHSLDNRRTLMLLAQMGRISPFPCLKDRHDFGFPQEEFDGNQFQKAPAISVVHELIQQIFNLFTTKDSSAAWDEDLLDKFCTELYQQLNDLEACVMQEERVGETPLMNADSSLAVKKYFRRITLYLTEKKYSPCAWEVVRAEIMRSLSLSPNLQERLRRKE